CCGAGACACGGACACCATGGCCGATGCCCTGAAGGAATTTCAGATCCGGGCGACGGACGGTAGTAAGACGAGTGCTGATGCCTATAAGGCCATCGGGCTCAATGCTGAGGAGATGACCCGCAAGATTGCGGGCGGCGGGGCCGGGGCCAAGGAGGGCTTGCAGCAAGTCCTAGACGGCATCAAGGCCATTAAGGACCCCGCCGAACAGAACGCGGTAGCCGTCGGCCTTTTCGGTACGAAAGCCGAGGATCTAGGCCGCGCACTTTTCGCGATGGATCCGAAGACAGCCGTAAAGGCCCTCGGTGATACCGCGGGTGCCGCAGACAAGATGGGCGATGCGCTGCACAACAACGGCGCCGCCAAGATCGAGCAATTCAAGCGGACGCTAGAAGTCGGTGTATCGAACTTCCTCGGCAACAGTGTGATTCCACCGCTGGTCTCGCTAGCGTCCACAGTCGGTGACGTTCTCGGACCCGCATTCAGTATCGGAAAAAGCGTTGTCGGCGGCTTCTTCGGCGCCTTCTCCTCGGGCGCCGGCGGGCAGTCCATTGCCGGTCTCGGACAGACCCTGATGGGGCTCGGGACAACTGCGCGCGACACCCTCGCACCAGGGTTCTCTGCACTTGGGCAGCTCTTCAACTCAATGTTGCTTCCTGCACTGCGGGGTGTGTGGGGTGTGCTTTCAACACAGCTCCTGCCTTCATTCATGACCCTGTATGGGGCGGTTTCCAGTTCAGTCATGCCGGTACTGACGGGCCTTGCAAGGATTTTCACCGAAACAATTTTGCCCGCAGCCATGAGGATCTATACGGCGATCCTGGAGAACGTCCAGCCGATCTTTACCGCCTTCGCCGCGTTCGTGACAACTCGGGTCGTTCCCGCAGTGCAGATGATCGGCGGCAAGCTCGCCGAGCTTGTGCAGAAGGCGCAGCCTGTCATTTCGGTGGTGTCGACGGTCATTACGTGGCTGGCACAGCTTGCCGCGAAGATCCTGGGCGCAGTGATTCCGGTGATTATCCGGCTCGCCGGACCGATCTTCTCCGGTCTCTTCACCGTGCTTGGCACTGCCATTGACTGGCTCGGCGACATCATCGGCTGGATCGGAAAGCTCGGCAAGGCTTTCGTAGACGGAGCGCGTTGGGTCGGCGACTTTGCCAAGAAGTCCAAAGACAAGTTCGGCGAGTTCGTCGAATGGCTGAAGGGTGTGCCGGACCGAATCAAGAAGTCGCTCGGCGACTTTGGCCGGCTGCTTGCCGACAAGGGCAAGGATCTGATCCACGGCCTGTGGGACGGCATTTCGAAGATGACCGGGTGGCTCAAGGACAAGCTCGTGGGGTGGGCCAAGGACGCCATTCCGGGCCCGATTGCTTCGGCCCTCGGAATCCACTCACCCTCGCGACTCATGCGTGACGCGATCGGCCGGTGGATTCCTCCGGGCGTGGTCGACGGAATTGATGAGACTCAGCATGTGCTCGACGCGCGTCTACGGGCCATGGTGACGGTTCCTCGGGTCAATACCTACAAGGCTGCGGGGAAGGTCGCCCCCACACGCACCTTTTCGGACCTCGCCGACTACTGGCGTGAGGAATTCCGCCGCATCCGTGCCGAGCGCTACGAACGACAGGAGATTGTAGTCAAGATCGGGGCGCAGGAAATCGCGCGCGCCGTGGCCGCAGGAAATCGACAGATCGCTAGGAGGTGAGTTCATGTGGATTGGGGTTCCGAGTCGGTATCCCAATGAGGGCGGACTACGCGAGATCCGCGACGGCGCTAAGTCGTTTGACCGCAGCCCGGATCTCGGCGTCACTGAATTCCGGTCACTCGGCGGCGGGGTAACAACATGGACAGCGTCTAATGCCCCGCGCCGGTACAAGCTGGTGTGGGATGCGATGCTACCCGAGGACGTTCGGCACATAGACTTGCTGGCTCGACAGAGCTACAGCTTTGAGCCGGTGGCAGTTCTCGACCCTCTGTCCACCAACCTGCTGGGAAATCGTCAGGCGGAAGGCAGGGGCAGCACTACTCAATGGGGCGTGGTGCCGGGGGAGATTACTTTCATGGCTACGGACACGGAGCCTTTCCGCCAGGTTGCAGATGTTCGAGTTGTCCCGGCAAGCGGTGCGGCAGAGCTGGCGTGGGTTAATCCGGCCTGGTCTTATTTCCCTGTCCCCGCAAACCAACGTGTCACCTGGTGGTCGGAGTCTGCTTCGTCTCCCTCCTACTCTCCGAAGGTAGAGGGTGTGTACCTGCACTGGTACACGCGAGCCAAGACGTTCATCAGCTCGGCTGTGCAGACAGATACGACGCGGCCCCTTGTGGCAGTTAGCCCGGCAAACGCAGCGTTTATGCGCCCTGCCGTGAGACTCAAGGCAACCGGCCTGTTCCCTACCGGATTTGCCGCCCTCAGCCTCGGGGACACGTCTGCGTCCTTGCTCGCCGGCTCTCGTCCGATCGGCGAGGGCAGCATGGCCCACAGCATCACGGCGTACCGGCACGCAGCCACTCCCCGGGACGGGGCTTACAGGGACATCGGGCTGGACCTGGTGGAGGTGACGAGTAGTGCAGCCGGCTAGCGCCGCGCTTACTGCGGCCCTCGCACTCGGGCAGCGCACTGCCGCACACACGCTGCGGCTCGGAGGCCGGGACGTCTCGGCGCAGGTCGAAAGCTGGTCTCTTGACCGGGCCTACGGCACCGACTTGCCCGACTCGATGAGAGCGTTCAGCGGGTCCAGTAGCGCGCAGCTCGACGTCACGGTGACGGGGGCAGGTGGCAAGAGCGCTCCGGCACTGTACGGCCCGTGGGCCCCGCGCTCGTCCGGTGACGTGGCGCGCCCTGGACAGTCCGTCGTACACGGGTGGGGTGTGGGCGGTACGTCGCTGGACGCATTCCGCGGCAAGGTCAGAACCCGGTCTGCGGAGTCGGGGTCTGACGTGGTGCGGCTGTCTGCGCTCGATGGTGCCGAACGGCTGCGGCAGCCAGCCCGGCTCCCGTACCCCGACATCCCGCTGAGGACTGTCACACCGGACAGTCTCGTTCTCTACTGGGTTACCTCCTGCACGTGGGTTGTGGATCACCTGCTACGGAGCGCAGGAATTCACACGTGCCCGCCTCCGCGCAGCACGGCAATTTTCTATGCACCCATGCACGGTGGCCTCACCCCAACCATCGGAAGTGTGGAGCGCCTGTCTGGCCTGTGGTCGTTCTGGACCAAGACAGGGGCGCCTTTTGAGAGCGCGATGGACGGGACCTTTTCTACGGCCGAGGCGAACTACCGGCCGGCCGTGGCCACCGTCAATCGCACCAGTGATGGGCTTTGGCTGGAGGGTTGGGCGAACACTACTTTCAGCAATCCGAACACAGATCAGATTCTTCGGTACAGACTCCAATACGACACGGGGACTGACTCGCGCTTCGTGTCTCTTGAGATCAACTTCCTCACCGGCACCATGACGGCCAGCCACGGAGCAAATGCCGACCCTGCGTCGAATCAGCGAGTGTCGTGGAACACGTCGGCTGCCATGGGCGCAGGCACCTATCACTTCGGGTGGTGGCTGCGCTGGAGCTCTACGGGGGTGCCCACAGTCGCCCCCGTGGTGACGAAGAACGGCACCGCTTGGGCGGGGGCAGACCAAAGCCTGGCAACAGCTCCGTCGCCCCCGGGCGAACTACGCGCTGTGAATCTCGTGGTGACGAACCTGCGCATCGAGGCCATGCAGATCTCGCAGCTCGCGGCCAAGCCGGCTACCGACGCGGAACGCACCCTGACGGGAACATGGACCAAGGGCGCGACCCTCGGAACACCCGCGTTCCCC
The DNA window shown above is from Streptomyces showdoensis and carries:
- a CDS encoding phage tail tape measure protein; amino-acid sequence: MAVEVGMGYVSIVPEVAGFASELQRQVTGPAESAGQEGGQAAGEGFTGKMGGVLKGGLAAIGIAAAALLVKGFTDALDQTRIDGRIQASLGSTPAEAKRYGEAAGQLYAHGITGSVEEAASAISGVMRSGILPPEATNAQIEEITGKVANLSDVFELDLGQTSNAVGQILKNGLAKDGSEALDILTAGMQRMGPRADDMADTFNEYSTKFRDLGLSAADAMGLMSQGLAAGARDTDTMADALKEFQIRATDGSKTSADAYKAIGLNAEEMTRKIAGGGAGAKEGLQQVLDGIKAIKDPAEQNAVAVGLFGTKAEDLGRALFAMDPKTAVKALGDTAGAADKMGDALHNNGAAKIEQFKRTLEVGVSNFLGNSVIPPLVSLASTVGDVLGPAFSIGKSVVGGFFGAFSSGAGGQSIAGLGQTLMGLGTTARDTLAPGFSALGQLFNSMLLPALRGVWGVLSTQLLPSFMTLYGAVSSSVMPVLTGLARIFTETILPAAMRIYTAILENVQPIFTAFAAFVTTRVVPAVQMIGGKLAELVQKAQPVISVVSTVITWLAQLAAKILGAVIPVIIRLAGPIFSGLFTVLGTAIDWLGDIIGWIGKLGKAFVDGARWVGDFAKKSKDKFGEFVEWLKGVPDRIKKSLGDFGRLLADKGKDLIHGLWDGISKMTGWLKDKLVGWAKDAIPGPIASALGIHSPSRLMRDAIGRWIPPGVVDGIDETQHVLDARLRAMVTVPRVNTYKAAGKVAPTRTFSDLADYWREEFRRIRAERYERQEIVVKIGAQEIARAVAAGNRQIARR